The following are from one region of the Arcobacter defluvii genome:
- a CDS encoding single-stranded DNA-binding protein, with amino-acid sequence MYNKVIMVGNLTRDIELRYLPSGSAIAKSAIATSYKYKSSTGEQKDEVCFLDFNIFGRSAEVANQYLKKGSKVLLEGRLVFEQWTAQDGSTRSRHSLRVDTMKMLDTKGDSGNTENQGYNPQGYTQPAPIQYDEPTSHDSYGGMNQSKPKIEQRIPEIDIDEDEIPF; translated from the coding sequence ATGTATAATAAAGTAATAATGGTAGGAAATTTAACAAGAGATATTGAATTAAGATATTTGCCTTCAGGTTCTGCTATTGCAAAATCTGCAATTGCAACATCTTATAAATACAAATCTTCAACTGGAGAACAAAAAGATGAAGTTTGTTTTTTAGATTTTAATATCTTTGGAAGATCTGCAGAAGTTGCTAACCAATACTTAAAAAAAGGTTCTAAAGTATTATTAGAAGGAAGACTTGTTTTTGAACAATGGACAGCTCAAGATGGATCAACAAGAAGTAGACACTCTTTAAGAGTTGATACTATGAAAATGTTAGATACAAAAGGTGATTCAGGAAATACTGAAAACCAAGGTTATAATCCTCAGGGATACACTCAACCAGCACCAATTCAATATGACGAGCCAACTTCTCATGACAGTTATGGTGGTATGAATCAATCAAAACCAAAGATTGAACAAAGAATACCTGAAATTGATATAGACGAAGACGAAATACCGTTTTAG
- the nusA gene encoding transcription termination factor NusA, whose translation MDKIIDILDSIAYEKGLKIDDVENALKEALIKTAQKMVDATLVFDANIDRANKRLELFQKIEVVDEDDERLLANAINKQGLPVNYENFITLEEAKEIDPDLEIGDFMNYDLEFENMGRNAATILHSNFEFRLQRFIEENIVNKYKEKIGKTVSGTVTRVDKSDNTFIEIGEVKGILQRKSRIKGETFKVGDVLKAVVKGVNIDKTNGLLIDISRTSPKFLENLLTLEVPELKDKKVIIEASARIPGTRSKIALSTIEPQIDPIGAVVGVKGVRISSVSKQLHGENIDCVEYSTIPEMFISRALSPAMVNSVKIEKAPINGEKGKAIVTIPSDQKSKAIGKAGLNIRLASMLTKYDIELVEIASINSNSSNNEATSSNEEKTTDTASLEALFK comes from the coding sequence ATGGATAAAATAATAGATATTTTAGATTCAATCGCATATGAGAAAGGTCTCAAAATTGATGATGTTGAAAATGCACTAAAAGAAGCTTTAATTAAAACTGCACAAAAAATGGTAGATGCTACTTTAGTTTTTGATGCAAATATTGATAGAGCAAACAAGAGACTTGAATTATTTCAAAAAATTGAAGTTGTGGATGAAGATGATGAAAGATTACTTGCAAATGCAATTAATAAACAAGGTTTACCTGTAAACTATGAAAATTTCATCACTTTAGAAGAAGCAAAAGAAATCGACCCAGATTTAGAAATCGGTGATTTTATGAATTATGATTTAGAATTTGAAAATATGGGAAGAAATGCAGCCACTATTTTACATAGTAATTTTGAATTTAGACTTCAAAGATTTATTGAAGAAAATATTGTTAATAAATATAAAGAAAAAATAGGAAAAACAGTTTCAGGAACTGTTACAAGAGTTGATAAATCAGATAATACATTTATTGAAATAGGTGAAGTAAAAGGTATCCTACAACGAAAAAGTAGAATTAAAGGTGAAACTTTTAAAGTTGGTGATGTATTAAAAGCCGTTGTAAAAGGTGTTAATATTGATAAAACAAATGGATTATTAATTGATATTTCAAGAACTTCTCCTAAATTTTTAGAAAATCTTTTAACTTTAGAAGTTCCGGAATTAAAAGATAAAAAAGTTATCATTGAAGCAAGTGCAAGAATTCCAGGAACTAGATCTAAAATAGCACTTTCTACAATCGAACCACAAATTGACCCAATAGGTGCAGTAGTTGGAGTAAAAGGTGTAAGAATTAGTTCTGTTTCAAAGCAACTTCATGGAGAAAATATTGATTGTGTTGAATATTCAACAATCCCTGAAATGTTCATTTCAAGAGCATTATCTCCTGCAATGGTAAATAGCGTTAAAATTGAAAAAGCTCCAATCAATGGAGAAAAAGGAAAAGCTATTGTTACAATTCCAAGTGATCAAAAATCAAAAGCAATAGGAAAAGCTGGTTTAAATATTAGACTTGCTTCAATGCTTACAAAATATGATATTGAATTAGTTGAAATTGCTTCAATAAATTCAAATTCATCAAATAATGAAGCAACTTCATCTAATGAAGAAAAAACAACTGATACTGCATCTTTAGAAGCTCTATTTAAGTAA
- the cysS gene encoding cysteine--tRNA ligase, protein MNKIFIYDSVKKEKLEFNSIFPNVAKIYICGPTVYDDSHLGHARSAISFDLLHRVLKINGYEVIMTKNFTDIDDKIIKKMYDSNRTLEDITKQYITAYKADMKALNILDNSIEPKATENLDVMKDMISNLISKDIAYKTSDSVYFDTSKDSLYGTLSHKTNDENSIARVEENKEKRNSADFALWKFEKANDVSFDAPFGKGRPGWHIECSAMIEKHLAYKNTPYQIDIHGGGADLLFPHHENEAAQTRCSSNQQLAKYWMHNGFVNINGEKMSKSLGNSFFLKDVLKSYSGEVVRFYLMSTHYRANFNFNEEDLISSKKRLDKLYRLKKRVYGLEGSMVNKTFKEAILNALNDDMNTSIALSIIDEMINTSNDKLDANPKDKNLKKELISNILFIEEILGVGGNDAYSYFQFGIDKSTKEKIEDLINKRNEAKISKDFQTADKIRDELSKLDISLMDTANGTVWEKL, encoded by the coding sequence ATGAATAAAATATTTATCTATGATTCAGTTAAAAAGGAAAAATTAGAGTTTAACTCTATTTTTCCAAATGTAGCAAAAATTTATATTTGTGGACCAACTGTTTATGATGATTCTCATTTAGGTCATGCAAGAAGTGCAATATCTTTTGATTTACTGCATAGAGTTTTAAAAATAAATGGCTATGAAGTAATTATGACTAAAAACTTCACTGATATTGATGATAAAATCATAAAAAAAATGTATGATTCAAATAGAACACTTGAAGATATTACAAAACAATATATAACAGCTTATAAAGCTGATATGAAGGCTTTAAATATCTTAGATAATTCTATAGAACCTAAAGCTACTGAAAATCTTGATGTTATGAAAGATATGATTTCAAACCTTATTTCAAAAGACATTGCATATAAAACATCTGATAGTGTATATTTTGATACTTCAAAAGATTCACTTTATGGAACACTTTCACATAAAACTAATGATGAAAATTCAATTGCAAGAGTTGAAGAAAATAAAGAAAAAAGAAATAGTGCTGATTTTGCTTTATGGAAATTTGAAAAAGCAAATGACGTAAGTTTTGATGCTCCTTTTGGAAAAGGAAGACCAGGGTGGCATATAGAATGTTCTGCGATGATTGAAAAACATTTAGCTTATAAAAATACTCCTTATCAAATTGACATCCATGGTGGAGGTGCAGATTTACTTTTTCCACATCATGAAAATGAAGCTGCGCAAACAAGATGTTCATCAAATCAACAATTAGCAAAATATTGGATGCATAACGGTTTTGTAAATATAAATGGAGAAAAAATGAGTAAATCATTGGGAAACTCATTTTTTTTAAAAGATGTTTTAAAATCTTATAGTGGAGAAGTTGTAAGATTCTATCTTATGTCAACACATTATAGAGCAAATTTTAATTTCAATGAAGAAGATTTAATCTCATCAAAAAAAAGACTTGATAAACTTTACAGACTTAAAAAAAGAGTTTATGGATTAGAAGGTTCAATGGTTAATAAAACATTTAAAGAAGCTATTTTAAATGCTTTAAATGATGATATGAATACTTCAATTGCTTTATCAATTATTGATGAGATGATTAATACTTCAAATGATAAATTAGATGCAAATCCAAAAGATAAAAATCTAAAAAAAGAGTTAATTTCAAATATTTTATTTATTGAAGAAATTCTTGGAGTTGGAGGAAATGACGCTTATTCTTATTTCCAATTTGGAATTGATAAATCGACAAAAGAAAAAATTGAAGATTTAATTAATAAAAGAAATGAAGCAAAAATCAGTAAAGATTTTCAAACTGCAGATAAAATTAGAGATGAATTATCAAAACTTGATATTTCACTTATGGATACTGCTAATGGAACAGTTTGGGAAAAACTATAA
- the rpsF gene encoding 30S ribosomal protein S6, giving the protein MSKIKHYETMFILKPTLTEEETVAQIDGLKAIIEKNGGEIAAVENVGIRELAYEIEKCKRGYYYVVYFRGNPAGIAEIERNYRINENVIRFIFIKYESKKEVVSWTKMSDEAAKKAAK; this is encoded by the coding sequence ATGTCAAAAATCAAACATTATGAAACAATGTTTATCTTAAAACCTACATTAACTGAAGAAGAAACTGTAGCACAAATTGATGGACTTAAAGCAATCATCGAAAAAAATGGTGGAGAAATTGCAGCTGTTGAAAACGTAGGAATTAGAGAATTAGCTTACGAAATCGAAAAATGTAAAAGAGGTTACTACTATGTAGTTTACTTCAGAGGTAACCCAGCTGGAATTGCTGAAATCGAAAGAAATTATAGAATCAACGAAAATGTTATCAGATTTATTTTCATTAAATATGAAAGCAAAAAAGAAGTTGTTTCTTGGACAAAAATGAGTGATGAGGCTGCTAAAAAAGCTGCTAAATAA
- the holA gene encoding DNA polymerase III subunit delta, translating into MYKNEFDNYLKQNKKFKAYMFYGQSIFLIEQYSLVIAQMFGESDEIEKLYFDDYNFKYAKDKLLQSSLFSSNNILLIKVEKKIPKKEVDALIEACNVNPDSTLIFACMGDGDFKTMENSFSLKTNSVAVRFFQPTDLEATKFLEYEAKMLQMQYEVSALNHLYFMHKNDLALCVNDLKKLAILNQLITINVVDNNCFGIGTVNFEDFLYDLINGKDISDDLTLILEEGMNEIFLLNQVTSFVQQLFMISSYARTMGQPNPKEILGFVPPKNIWEKKSKLAINIKPETFQNILEYLLDIELDFKSSKIDNQSLYLQSALRKFTVLFR; encoded by the coding sequence ATGTATAAAAACGAATTTGATAACTATTTAAAACAAAATAAAAAATTTAAAGCTTATATGTTTTATGGACAATCTATCTTTTTAATTGAACAGTATTCTTTAGTAATTGCTCAAATGTTTGGTGAAAGTGATGAAATTGAAAAACTATATTTTGATGATTATAATTTTAAATATGCAAAAGATAAATTATTACAATCATCACTTTTTTCTTCAAACAATATTTTATTAATAAAAGTTGAAAAAAAAATACCTAAAAAAGAAGTTGATGCACTAATTGAAGCTTGTAATGTAAATCCTGATAGTACACTTATATTTGCATGTATGGGTGATGGAGATTTTAAAACAATGGAAAATAGTTTTTCTTTAAAAACAAATTCTGTTGCTGTTAGATTTTTTCAGCCAACAGATTTGGAAGCAACAAAATTTTTAGAATATGAAGCAAAAATGCTTCAAATGCAATATGAAGTGAGTGCTTTAAATCATCTTTATTTTATGCATAAAAATGATTTAGCATTATGTGTTAATGATTTAAAAAAGTTAGCTATCTTAAACCAATTAATAACAATAAATGTTGTTGATAATAATTGCTTTGGAATAGGTACAGTTAATTTTGAAGATTTTTTATATGATTTAATAAATGGTAAAGATATTAGTGATGATTTAACTTTGATTTTAGAAGAGGGAATGAATGAGATATTTTTATTAAATCAAGTTACTTCTTTTGTTCAACAATTATTTATGATTAGCTCATATGCGAGAACAATGGGACAACCAAACCCAAAAGAAATTTTAGGATTTGTTCCACCAAAAAATATTTGGGAAAAAAAATCAAAATTAGCAATAAATATAAAACCTGAAACTTTTCAAAATATTTTAGAATATTTATTAGATATAGAACTTGATTTTAAATCTTCAAAAATTGATAATCAAAGTTTATATCTTCAGTCTGCTCTAAGAAAGTTTACAGTTTTATTTAGATAA
- the rpsR gene encoding 30S ribosomal protein S18: MAERRKYGKKYCKYTEMKVDFIDYKNTDLLKLSMSERGKIMPRRLTGNSKNAQEMVEKAIKRARHMALVPYIVDTKNITDSAYARSFY; encoded by the coding sequence ATGGCTGAAAGAAGAAAATACGGAAAAAAATATTGTAAATATACTGAAATGAAAGTTGATTTCATCGATTATAAAAATACAGATTTATTAAAATTATCTATGAGTGAAAGAGGTAAAATTATGCCTAGAAGACTTACAGGTAACTCTAAAAATGCACAAGAAATGGTAGAAAAAGCAATCAAAAGAGCTAGACATATGGCATTAGTTCCTTATATTGTTGATACTAAAAATATCACTGATTCTGCATATGCAAGATCATTCTACTAA